One Succinispira mobilis DSM 6222 genomic window carries:
- the hslO gene encoding Hsp33 family molecular chaperone HslO, producing the protein MQDVLLKATIAGGIRIYILSASHLVDEACKKHGCLPLASAALGRTMMGALLLAATMKMNECITLKIKGDGILGSVVADASNAVVRGYVDNPYAELELVNGKLAVGQAIGSGQISVTRFNDYTEPFTGVCDLKSGEIAEDITEYLYVSEQTPSSVALGVLVQPDGVVSHAGGFFVQALPEAEEENLDKIAFNISQLPPITTLLEAGYSLQEIVGQIAGELAVNYYEQTQLQFACQCSKEKISERLATLNKDDLQELLADAQTEVSCHFCNSKYYFTSQEIAELIREK; encoded by the coding sequence ATGCAAGATGTATTATTAAAAGCAACAATTGCTGGAGGAATTAGAATATATATTTTGTCAGCAAGTCACTTAGTTGATGAAGCTTGCAAAAAACATGGATGCTTGCCCTTAGCAAGTGCTGCCTTAGGGCGAACAATGATGGGAGCCCTGCTGTTAGCAGCAACTATGAAAATGAATGAATGCATTACGCTGAAAATAAAAGGCGATGGAATTCTTGGAAGTGTGGTTGCAGATGCCAGTAATGCGGTAGTAAGAGGCTATGTTGACAATCCTTATGCTGAATTAGAATTAGTTAATGGCAAATTAGCTGTAGGTCAAGCTATAGGTTCTGGGCAAATTTCCGTAACGCGCTTTAATGATTATACAGAACCATTTACAGGGGTTTGTGATTTAAAGAGCGGTGAAATTGCTGAAGATATAACCGAATACTTATATGTATCAGAGCAAACTCCCAGTAGTGTGGCCTTAGGCGTATTAGTACAACCAGATGGAGTTGTAAGTCATGCGGGTGGTTTTTTTGTACAAGCTTTGCCAGAGGCAGAAGAAGAAAATTTAGATAAAATTGCGTTTAATATCAGCCAATTACCACCAATAACCACTTTATTAGAAGCAGGCTATAGCTTACAAGAAATTGTAGGCCAAATTGCTGGCGAACTTGCAGTTAATTATTATGAACAAACACAATTGCAATTTGCATGCCAATGTAGCAAAGAAAAAATTAGTGAACGCTTAGCGACTTTGAATAAAGATGACTTACAAGAACTATTAGCTGACGCTCAAACAGAGGTTTCTTGTCATTTTTGCAATAGTAAATATTATTTTACGTCACAAGAAATAGCAGAGCTAATTAGAGAAAAATAG